The Methylocella tundrae genome includes a region encoding these proteins:
- a CDS encoding DUF2726 domain-containing protein has translation MLKRLSNRGEMYVHDLLVPAADRHNAEIYRKVRIADVVDIKHLTSDPLGRLALMGHLDFVVTDRNHDPQFAIEFDGGGHESKNDHLKDEICRQSKLALFRLTQNSTCVQIREASFVAYLVDVWFYGQEFARMQATGELGPDEPFMMSAFLRPNAKNVFDSEFYYVLSAMARLKQLLNTGNPVEHLNAASISMTGPEGQYAAFAQHGNFCGSYRIAVRTISWGDLDAFSATRELSEFCHALAYHDLCEDIKACRSEPPLPRPVIDIPKEIAYLKSKGFRLVLGFCTPDDW, from the coding sequence ATGCTGAAACGACTATCCAATCGTGGCGAAATGTATGTGCACGACCTCTTGGTACCTGCCGCCGACCGTCATAACGCGGAAATCTATCGGAAAGTGCGAATAGCCGACGTTGTTGACATCAAACATTTAACCTCAGACCCTCTCGGACGCCTTGCCCTGATGGGGCATCTCGATTTCGTCGTCACCGACCGCAATCATGATCCGCAATTCGCCATTGAATTCGACGGTGGAGGTCACGAGAGCAAAAACGACCACCTGAAAGACGAGATATGCCGGCAGTCTAAGTTAGCACTCTTCCGCCTCACGCAGAACTCCACCTGTGTCCAAATTCGAGAGGCTTCCTTTGTGGCTTACCTCGTGGATGTCTGGTTCTATGGCCAAGAGTTCGCGCGGATGCAGGCAACGGGCGAACTCGGACCCGATGAGCCGTTCATGATGTCCGCATTTCTGAGGCCCAATGCGAAAAACGTCTTTGACAGCGAATTCTATTACGTATTGAGCGCCATGGCGCGGCTGAAGCAATTGCTTAACACGGGCAATCCCGTGGAGCATTTAAATGCGGCGTCAATTTCGATGACCGGACCCGAAGGGCAATATGCGGCCTTCGCCCAACACGGCAATTTTTGCGGGAGCTATCGCATCGCTGTCCGCACAATCAGTTGGGGAGATCTGGACGCCTTCTCGGCCACGCGGGAACTCAGCGAATTCTGCCATGCGCTGGCCTATCACGATCTATGTGAAGATATCAAAGCGTGCCGATCTGAGCCTCCCCTTCCACGCCCGGTCATCGACATCCCGAAGGAAATCGCCTACCTGAAATCGAAAGGCTTTCGCTTAGTGCTCGGGTTCTGCACACCTGATGACTGGTAA
- a CDS encoding toll/interleukin-1 receptor domain-containing protein codes for MVAEAFLSYSHADEKALERLHKHLAVLKREGTLPTWSDHAILAGDRLDGVISAQLERSQIFLALVSPDYLASQYCYDKEFARALELAAAGRMRIVPVILEPCDWLSSPFKDFAALPKDGQPISGFTNPNNAYLNVVVGLRRLIEVPGNGTSAPADGIASPGQARRPRIKQDFDSIQRAEYADRAFTTIRDYFRASCAELAQIGDDLRSKFEDIDATAFTCSVVNRAKRQRGEAHITVHNCKSRNVGFGDISYVNQPHAERNTSNGSIRVTNDDYQLFLNMDHYGMSSGRDRERTTPEQAAETLWGEFVRQAGIEYD; via the coding sequence ATGGTCGCAGAGGCCTTTCTATCTTATTCTCATGCCGACGAGAAAGCGCTCGAACGGTTGCACAAGCATCTTGCAGTCCTAAAGCGAGAAGGCACATTGCCCACCTGGAGCGACCATGCCATTCTGGCTGGCGACCGACTCGACGGCGTGATTAGCGCCCAGCTGGAGCGGAGCCAAATCTTCTTGGCGCTGGTCAGCCCGGACTATCTCGCGTCTCAATACTGCTATGACAAGGAATTCGCCCGAGCGCTCGAGCTAGCCGCGGCAGGGCGAATGCGGATTGTGCCAGTCATCCTGGAGCCCTGCGATTGGCTTTCGTCCCCATTCAAGGACTTCGCAGCTCTTCCCAAGGATGGTCAACCGATTTCCGGCTTCACCAACCCGAACAACGCGTATCTGAACGTGGTGGTTGGCTTGCGACGCCTCATCGAGGTCCCCGGGAACGGGACGAGCGCACCGGCTGACGGGATCGCGTCGCCGGGTCAGGCGCGACGGCCTCGCATCAAGCAGGATTTCGACTCCATCCAACGCGCCGAGTATGCGGACCGGGCGTTCACTACCATTCGGGACTACTTCCGTGCTTCGTGCGCCGAGCTAGCCCAAATCGGCGATGATTTGCGCTCCAAGTTTGAGGACATCGACGCGACGGCCTTCACCTGCTCCGTGGTGAACCGGGCGAAGCGCCAGCGAGGTGAGGCTCACATCACGGTCCACAACTGCAAGTCCCGGAACGTCGGGTTTGGCGACATCAGCTACGTCAACCAGCCTCATGCCGAGAGGAATACCTCAAACGGCTCGATTCGGGTCACTAACGACGATTACCAGCTTTTCCTAAATATGGACCATTACGGGATGTCGTCCGGGCGCGACCGGGAGAGGACAACGCCGGAGCAGGCCGCGGAAACACTGTGGGGCGAGTTCGTCAGACAGGCTGGAATCGAATATGATTGA
- a CDS encoding helix-turn-helix transcriptional regulator, producing the protein MALAIRLVKHRPCRHELHRREYYCFVTGCLSKCQGGEVAVRSGNEIGAEVLSHFEREASALDLPEFLEFVRKHHRLETLSYVWPARGVWLIKNTCLSLAYSDAWLDHCAAKACVAAQEENALDWSFISRLDAAIEQARKESNFSVASCRMIIPLRGERGSLDAVVGVTVNEPDESWPRRRIGLTRDLMNVAHYIHQRADVLWPSGSKEEHEPLTMQEMESLAGLADGVALTDIAMAMRVGDSVARACLDSARWKLGALTLAQAAAKALREGLI; encoded by the coding sequence TTGGCGCTCGCGATCCGGCTCGTTAAGCACCGACCGTGCCGCCATGAACTGCATCGACGCGAATATTACTGTTTTGTGACAGGCTGTCTGTCGAAATGCCAAGGAGGCGAGGTCGCGGTGAGAAGTGGAAACGAAATTGGAGCCGAGGTCCTGTCGCATTTCGAGAGAGAAGCCAGTGCGTTGGATCTTCCTGAATTCCTGGAATTCGTGCGCAAGCATCATCGCCTGGAAACGCTATCCTATGTGTGGCCCGCGCGCGGCGTCTGGCTGATCAAGAACACCTGTCTTTCTCTCGCCTATAGCGATGCGTGGCTCGATCATTGCGCTGCCAAAGCGTGCGTCGCGGCGCAGGAAGAGAACGCGCTGGACTGGAGCTTTATTTCGCGGCTCGATGCGGCGATTGAGCAGGCGCGGAAAGAGTCGAACTTCAGTGTGGCCAGCTGCAGGATGATTATCCCTTTGCGTGGGGAGCGCGGTTCGCTTGATGCGGTGGTAGGCGTTACCGTTAACGAGCCGGACGAGAGTTGGCCGAGAAGGCGGATCGGCCTCACCAGAGATCTTATGAATGTTGCGCATTATATCCACCAGCGCGCCGATGTTCTTTGGCCCAGTGGGAGCAAAGAAGAACATGAGCCTTTGACCATGCAGGAGATGGAATCGCTTGCCGGGTTGGCGGACGGCGTAGCGCTGACTGACATAGCCATGGCGATGCGGGTGGGCGACTCGGTGGCGCGCGCCTGTCTCGATTCGGCGCGTTGGAAACTGGGGGCTCTCACGCTCGCGCAGGCGGCGGCGAAGGCGCTTCGTGAGGGATTGATTTAG
- a CDS encoding winged-helix domain-containing protein has translation MPTAVEQIHAKIAELETKIADLRIAERELLALEKSSARQAPPAPEPKIKQKPGPKAKQKPAPKASLRPKVQSEPKAKAPAEARQTIGNAITGVIDQHGALSAAEIAEHVKATGRDINNRTVSFALQALKKRGLAKNTDGKWSLPKARGRRPAASTEASNQPAEAAE, from the coding sequence ATGCCCACCGCAGTCGAACAAATCCACGCGAAGATCGCTGAGCTGGAGACGAAGATCGCTGATCTTCGCATCGCCGAGCGCGAACTCCTCGCCCTTGAGAAGAGTTCGGCGCGACAGGCACCCCCGGCGCCCGAGCCAAAGATAAAACAAAAGCCCGGCCCGAAGGCGAAACAGAAGCCCGCGCCGAAGGCGAGCCTTCGACCGAAGGTTCAGAGTGAACCGAAGGCAAAGGCGCCGGCCGAGGCGCGCCAGACCATCGGCAACGCTATCACCGGCGTAATCGACCAGCATGGCGCGCTTTCCGCCGCCGAGATTGCCGAACACGTCAAGGCCACCGGCCGGGACATCAACAATCGAACGGTGTCCTTTGCGCTGCAAGCGCTGAAAAAGCGGGGCCTTGCCAAAAACACGGACGGCAAATGGTCGCTGCCGAAGGCGCGCGGACGTCGCCCTGCTGCGTCAACCGAAGCGAGCAATCAACCGGCAGAAGCTGCCGAGTAA
- a CDS encoding ATP-dependent RecD-like DNA helicase yields the protein MKPQAHAAPSRETLVGSVERVTFHNEESGFAVLKVKARGRRDLVAVVGHAAFISAGEFIHAVGVWFTDRTHGLQFKADTLKTTPPTTAEGIEKYLGSGMVRGIGPTLAKRIVGAFGEATFEIIEAAPEKLREVPGIGEFRAGKIAAGWAEQKAVRDIMVFLHSNGVGTSRAVRIFKTYGHDAIQVMTEDPYRLARDIKGIGFRTADAIAMKMGMTKEAPQRVRAGISFALQEATDEGHCGLPVEPLVELATKLLEVDKTIVRTALDHELTHDEIVADAIGAEPCIFLRGLYLAERGVAERLLSLTQGSPPRPAIDASKAIAWVEKKTGKTLAASQRAALEMALGAKVAVITGGPGVGKTTLLDAILRILAAKGVKILLGAPTGRAAKRMTEQTGLEAKTIHRLLEIDPIHGGFRRGAENPLACDLLVIDETSMVDISLMFAVMKAVPPKAALLLVGDVDQLPSVGPGQILSDIINSGSVPVARLTEVFRQAAESRIIVNAHRINRGEMPEWPKRGEDSDFWFVDTKDPEDGAAKVVELVRERIPRRFGLDPIRDIQVLCPMQRGALGARSLNADLQKALNPNPPTRIEKFGSVFAPGDKIIQTENDYDRDVFNGDLGTVLRIDENEGLLVAGFDGREVEYPFGELDALLPAYAMTIHKSQGSEYPAVVITLATQHYAMLARNLVYTAITRGKRLVVIVGQRRAMAIAVRSGAGRRRWTKLEEWLKAPRRT from the coding sequence TTGAAGCCCCAAGCCCATGCGGCTCCCTCCCGTGAAACGCTCGTCGGCTCCGTCGAGCGGGTGACGTTTCACAATGAGGAAAGTGGCTTCGCTGTGCTGAAGGTGAAGGCGCGCGGGCGGCGCGATCTTGTCGCCGTCGTCGGCCACGCCGCTTTCATCTCGGCCGGCGAGTTCATCCACGCCGTCGGCGTCTGGTTCACCGATCGCACGCATGGCCTGCAGTTCAAGGCCGATACGCTCAAGACCACCCCGCCGACGACGGCCGAGGGCATCGAGAAATACCTCGGCTCCGGCATGGTGCGCGGCATCGGTCCGACGCTCGCCAAAAGGATCGTCGGCGCCTTTGGCGAAGCGACATTCGAAATCATCGAGGCCGCCCCCGAAAAACTGAGGGAGGTCCCAGGCATCGGCGAGTTCCGCGCCGGGAAGATCGCCGCGGGCTGGGCCGAGCAAAAGGCCGTTCGCGACATCATGGTCTTCCTGCACTCCAACGGCGTCGGCACGTCGCGGGCGGTGCGCATCTTCAAGACCTATGGCCATGACGCCATCCAGGTGATGACCGAGGATCCCTATCGGCTCGCCCGCGACATCAAAGGCATCGGCTTTCGGACGGCCGACGCCATCGCCATGAAGATGGGCATGACGAAGGAGGCGCCGCAGCGCGTTCGGGCCGGGATCTCGTTCGCGCTGCAGGAAGCGACCGACGAGGGCCATTGCGGACTTCCGGTCGAGCCGCTCGTCGAGCTCGCGACCAAACTCCTCGAAGTCGACAAGACGATTGTAAGAACGGCGCTGGATCATGAACTGACCCATGATGAGATCGTCGCGGATGCGATCGGCGCGGAACCTTGTATTTTTCTGCGCGGCCTCTATCTCGCTGAACGCGGCGTCGCTGAGCGGCTCCTCTCTTTGACGCAGGGCTCCCCGCCCCGGCCGGCGATCGACGCCAGCAAGGCGATCGCCTGGGTCGAGAAAAAAACCGGCAAGACGCTCGCCGCCTCGCAGCGCGCCGCGCTCGAGATGGCGCTCGGCGCCAAGGTCGCGGTCATCACCGGCGGCCCCGGCGTCGGCAAGACGACGCTGCTTGACGCTATCCTGCGCATCCTCGCCGCCAAGGGCGTCAAAATCCTGCTCGGCGCGCCGACCGGGCGCGCGGCCAAGCGAATGACCGAGCAAACGGGCCTCGAGGCGAAGACCATCCATCGCCTGCTCGAGATCGATCCTATCCACGGCGGCTTCAGGCGAGGTGCGGAGAATCCATTGGCATGCGACCTGCTCGTCATCGACGAGACGAGCATGGTGGATATTTCGTTGATGTTCGCCGTCATGAAGGCAGTCCCGCCAAAAGCCGCCCTTTTGCTCGTCGGCGACGTCGACCAGCTGCCCTCGGTCGGGCCGGGCCAGATCCTCTCTGACATTATCAATTCCGGCTCCGTTCCGGTCGCCCGATTGACCGAAGTGTTTCGCCAGGCCGCGGAGAGCCGCATCATCGTCAACGCCCACCGGATCAATCGCGGCGAAATGCCTGAATGGCCAAAGCGCGGCGAGGATTCGGATTTCTGGTTCGTCGACACCAAAGACCCCGAAGATGGCGCCGCCAAGGTCGTCGAGCTCGTGCGCGAGCGCATTCCGCGCCGGTTCGGCCTCGATCCTATCCGCGACATCCAGGTCTTGTGTCCGATGCAACGCGGCGCTCTGGGCGCGCGTTCGCTTAATGCCGATCTTCAGAAGGCGCTCAATCCGAACCCGCCCACCCGCATCGAAAAGTTCGGCTCGGTCTTCGCGCCCGGCGACAAAATCATCCAGACCGAGAATGATTACGACCGCGACGTTTTCAACGGCGATCTTGGAACCGTGCTGCGCATCGACGAGAACGAAGGTCTTCTCGTCGCCGGCTTCGACGGCCGCGAGGTCGAATACCCGTTTGGCGAGCTCGATGCGCTGCTTCCCGCCTATGCGATGACGATCCACAAATCGCAAGGCTCCGAATATCCGGCCGTCGTCATCACTCTTGCGACGCAGCACTATGCGATGCTGGCGCGCAACCTCGTCTACACCGCCATTACGCGCGGCAAGCGCCTCGTCGTCATCGTCGGCCAGCGCCGGGCGATGGCGATCGCCGTGAGGAGCGGGGCAGGGCGGCGACGGTGGACAAAACTGGAAGAGTGGTTGAAGGCGCCCCGGAGGACATGA
- a CDS encoding DUF2971 domain-containing protein — protein MPHLKLPDIVYKYTSPAAARLIIANRTLRIGRPTEMNDPFDAYIDDLFDVELKDSYKAAAVTFVDILSRDPAEFAKRIGVPLEEAIAASAAMNAGTVAQRDELLALFASSAVEEMYPQLKTEREALEIQKAAIVAQFRNSGIFCATRSNSNLLMWSHYADEHRGVVFGFRPDAARDSFLCLLEPVTYSDIRPSFYKPFDPLVGDMPAPTPETMRAFTRSLTAVKSTQWAYEEELRVVIPSYVPEGQPAVFISYYATELAELYLGHRVAAGDRDELVAAARALNKDVAIFQARISPGAYALSFEPIK, from the coding sequence GTGCCCCATCTGAAGTTACCTGACATCGTCTACAAATACACGAGCCCGGCAGCGGCGCGGCTCATCATCGCCAACCGCACCCTTCGCATCGGCCGGCCGACCGAGATGAACGACCCGTTCGACGCCTATATCGACGACCTTTTCGACGTCGAGCTGAAGGACAGCTACAAGGCGGCCGCGGTGACCTTTGTCGACATACTGTCCCGTGACCCCGCGGAATTCGCCAAGCGGATCGGCGTGCCGCTAGAGGAGGCCATTGCTGCATCAGCCGCCATGAACGCAGGAACGGTCGCACAGCGTGATGAGCTGCTTGCGCTCTTCGCCTCGTCAGCCGTCGAGGAGATGTATCCTCAATTGAAGACAGAGCGCGAAGCCCTCGAAATCCAGAAGGCCGCGATCGTCGCCCAGTTCAGGAACTCCGGGATCTTCTGCGCTACACGGAGCAACAGCAACCTGCTTATGTGGTCGCACTATGCTGACGAGCACCGCGGGGTGGTGTTCGGGTTCCGGCCGGATGCTGCACGGGACTCGTTCCTGTGCCTGCTCGAGCCCGTCACCTACAGTGACATCCGGCCGAGTTTTTATAAACCCTTCGACCCACTGGTGGGGGACATGCCTGCACCGACCCCAGAAACTATGCGCGCCTTCACCCGCTCGCTGACGGCCGTGAAAAGCACCCAATGGGCTTACGAGGAGGAACTACGCGTCGTCATCCCATCCTATGTCCCGGAAGGGCAACCGGCCGTGTTCATCTCTTACTATGCGACCGAACTGGCCGAACTCTATCTCGGCCATCGTGTAGCTGCGGGTGACCGCGACGAGCTCGTTGCGGCAGCGCGTGCCCTGAACAAGGATGTGGCGATCTTCCAGGCACGGATTTCCCCGGGAGCCTACGCCCTGTCGTTTGAGCCCATCAAGTGA